A genomic stretch from Malus domestica chromosome 15, GDT2T_hap1 includes:
- the LOC103415632 gene encoding trans-Golgi network-localized SYP41-interacting protein 1-like isoform X5 → MELKGDDRIFSSELDRTFESFSVQAHSLDEQTDTLYEASDREVELAGDKSVALSEIDRTAETFPDLESSIDDQTGKADEASLSTGATMSDGLSVSDLALPEADRSLVVSAAMENRQVTEDVSGGEEHGALSEDHHQKKGLQRPPEANMVIPDKEWTASPVADVSSISLSQLTEVVRRLSEEEFRVLMKSIESVSNAFQGTTNLIVPEHVFLEMFERLKEELVLTHLTKDISDLQLVQQSEMQVEFDCQHDQLLDETSLLRASLQEVREKNQCLAEELSECRCELQAVVSGKEEFQDKLQTAKAEVEEFSARAIESHSSLERSRQDLLSLSAELADCKSLVAALQVENEKLNGSIALWDEDRKKLVEQNDLYLHEKEKLSAELVDGKSSVEALQDQISSLSGSLGSVTEERKKLAEEKEHLSSENDKLSIEVADSKNTVLALQVDNGNLNRSLSLVTEERKKLEEETKHIFSENEKLAIELAASKNLILDLQVENEKLNGSLALVTGERKKLEEEKDYSAHEIEKLSSEILVLQERLSAEHEEHKRLEVDLKETTTCLEKLSEENNFLTSSLDILKAKIIEVDNSGIKIAYQAGEGGDQVELSEVRSRSHEIETENEKNHQDSEGSFIMVEKPSSDGSGGGSSVLNLGREVFDDSFGFVALKGRVEEAEKMLNKLVKEIEGICSRSELLNRSGDKVSTPPVLKLIQAFESKVHLDEHDGEERGLTDNQSPADSIASVREQTGNLRALFEQLLLDAANASELLKEERDGRKTANATFVELKDQYEDLEEHSKKLEATNIELGVLYEALEQHRASIETRNSELVVLCESLRLQVTNLEAENMEVGRKLHKYESRINQLQSRLHDFHLSSNDTVSQISDQLENFHKEAADRVLILEQHWDSTLAPVVEAIGKLGESIGSFTTTTPVSHYCLDSSHFVASVYDAITVIKDLTEKLKSSQTDRDAICILHKEVNEKCDDLHVKNELASEMLHKLYGNLRKLLRVLHGSIDESEMNLENEKLPDPLDYSIYETIIEQLENFLSEGLQLQSVKKKLNSELMVRTEEFEELRQRCLDSSAIRKLIEDIEGVLEVEHAEFQEDKMLASHLESLVLCLVQKFKEADTQVGLCKEGFQSKVMESTSMQEEIQQLNASCFQLESETIVLRESLRQVEEALLVARSELQEKLNELEQSEQRVSSLREKLSIAVSKGKGLIVQRDGLKQSLTEKSSELERFLLELQFKDSRLLEVETKLKAYSEAGERVEALESELSYIRNSATALRESFLLKDSVLQRIEEILEDLDLPEHFHSRDIIEKIDWLARSATRNSFPLTDSDQKSSAGGGSYSDAGFVVMDSWKDDVQPSSDSSDDFKRKYDELQSKFYGLAEQNEMLEQSLMERNNLVQRWEELLDRIDMPSHLRSMEPEDRIEWLRKELSEVQGENVSLQQKIVNLESHCASLTADLEDSRRRTSDLEEDLQTFIEERNNLSQRLELLSNHHDKLSAKAAEFELENEKLREEVSDLQENVAKLLGNEKQILSIEDDIRRLQGLVTDALQDPGTKSEYSGERSIECLEGLLNKLLENYATLSSEKPVFGVTADGTEISEAMVVEARSTSTPDIAESDIVALKKELEEVQREIFDVKEERDGYVEKQRSLACELEVLDKKVNELQGLLNQEEQKSASVREKLNVAVRKGKQLVQQRDSLKQNIDEINSEVERLRSEIKIGEGKLAEYEQKFRDLSAYPGRVEALQSESLFLRNCLKETENNLQEKGNTLSLIINILGNIDVADDANSGDPVLKLEQIGKMCCDLHANMASSEQEARKSKRAAELLLAELNEVQERNDGLQEELAKSASELAILSKERDLAEAAKLEALSHLEMVSTAHSEERKHQFSEFSGLKSGVDQLRKGFHDVTSLLAGVFHQDLVFLQNLESGIGSCLKSSSAADVVDVPLFTTSNGFITSKSDKENFISTNSWSDSNMHGQFDDNFIIEIFTHARHYLQELEMEIGLLKEKLDEHSISLHEKASSISKSMAIVRGELTSKNESFESLKRDLLHMEMVEKEKDNELLLLRRNIALLFEACTKSVMEMGRRKAELVGNGWSAGEQGMRLKLAELSEDGLSFSGEDQFRSEERVRSMTDMLLSTVSDFGSLTTEIVEGGQKELKITISKLQKELQEKDVQRERICMELVSQIKHAEAAATSYSMELQSSKSLVHDLEKRVEVMNGEHNLLEQRVNELEDGCATSTELQERVRSLTDVIAAKDQEIEDLMQALDDEEVQMQGHTSRIKELEKVVEQKNLDLENLETSRGKVMKKLSITVSKFDELHHLSASLLAEVEKLQSQLQERDDEISFLRQEVTRCTNDVLAASQTSNKRNSEEIHELLTWLDMNIARVGMHNGDQNNDQVSDHKEILKKKIDFVIQELGDLRAVAQSKDTLLQVERSKVEELTRKGETLEKSLHEKESRLNLLDGVGDSGRGTSSTSEIVEVEPAKNNWAVAGTSVAPQVRSLRKGNNDQVAIAIDMDSGSSGRLEDEEDDKVHGFKSLTTSRIVPRFTRPVSDMVDGLWMSCDRALMRKPVLRLGIILYWAVLHALLATFAI, encoded by the exons ATGGAGCTTAAAGGAGATGACAGGATTTTTTCATCTGAGCTTGATAGAACTTTTGAAAGTTTCTCTGTGCAAGCACATTCCTTAGACGAGCAAACTGATACACTGTATGAAGCATCTGATAGAGAAGTGGAACTTGCAGGAGATAAAAGTGTAGCTCTGTCTGAGATTGATAGAACTGCTGAAACTTTCCCAGATCTTGAGTCCTCCATAGATGACCAGACTGGCAAGGCAGATGAAGCATCTCTGTCAACTGGTGCAACCATGTCTGATGGACTCTCAGTGTCTGATTTAGCTCTACCTGAGGCAGATAGATCTTTGGTTGTTAGTGCTGCTATGGAAAACCGGCAGGTAACAGAAGATGTTTCAGGCGGAGAAGAACATGGGGCCCTTTCGGAGGATCATCATCAGAAAAAAGGACTTCAAAGGCCTCCAGAAGCCAATATGGTGATTCCAGATAAAGAATGGACGGCGTCTCCTGTTGCAGATGTCAGCTCAATCAGTCTCTCACAGCTCACAGAAGTAGTTAGGAGGCTCAGCGAAGAAGAGTTCCGGGTTCTTATGAAGTCAATTGAATCAGTTTCTAATGCATTTCAGGGGACTACTAATTTGATTGTGCCAGAACATGTATTTCTGGAAATGTTTGAGCGACTTAAAGAAGAATTGGTTCTCACACATTTGACAAAAGATATCAGTGACTTGCAGCTTGTGCAACAGTCTGAGATGCAAGTGGAGTTTGATTGCCAACACGATCAGTTACTCGATGAAACATCTCTTCTTCGTGCTTCACTACAAGAAGTTCGTGAGAAGAACCAATGCCTTGCTGAAGAGCTTTCAGAGTGCAGATGTGAACTCCAGGCTGTTGTTAGTGGGAAGGAGGAGTTCCAAGACAAACTTCAAACGGCGAAGGCAGAGGTTGAAGAATTTTCTGCTAGAGCAATTGAGTCGCATAGTAGCCTGGAAAGGTCACGGCAGGATTTGTTGAGCCTGTCAGCTGAGTTAGCTGACTGCAAGTCTTTGGTGGCAGCTTTACAGGTGGAGAATGAGAAATTAAATGGGAGTATTGCTTTGTGGGATGAAGATAGAAAGAAACTTGTTGAGCAAAATGATCTTTATCTTCACGAGAAGGAGAAGCTTTCAGCAGAGTTAGTTGATGGCAAAAGTTCTGTAGAAGCTCTACAGGATCAAATTTCCAGCTTAAGTGGGAGTCTGGGTTCAGTAacagaagagagaaagaagctTGCGGAGGAGAAGGAGCATCTTTCCTCTGAGAATGACAAACTTTCTATAGAAGTGGCTGACAGTAAGAACACAGTATTGGCTTTGCAGGTAGATAATGGCAACTTGAATAGAAGCCTTTCTTTGGTTACAGAGGAGAGAAAGAAGCTTGAGGAAGAGACAAAGCATATTTTCTCTGAGAATGAGAAACTTGCAATAGAATTGGCTGCCAGTAAGAATTTAATACTGGATTTGCAGgtagaaaatgaaaaattgaatggaAGCCTTGCTTTGGTTACAGGGGAGAGAAAGAAGCTCGAGGAGGAGAAGGATTATTCTGCCCATGAGATTGAGAAACTTTCTTCCGAaattcttgttcttcaagagcgGTTATCTGCTGAACATGAAGAACATAAGAGGTTGGAGGTTGATTTAAAAGAAACGACAACATGCCTTGAAAAACTCTCTGAAGAAAATAACTTTCTTACTAGCAGTCTGGACATACTTAAAGCTAAGATAATAGAGGTTGATAACAGTGGAATCAAAATTGCATACCAAGCTGGTGAAGGTGGGGATCAAGTTGAACTTTCAGAAGTGCGGAGTAGGAGTCATGAAATTGAaactgaaaatgaaaaaaatcatCAAGATAGTGAAGGCTCCTTTATTATGGTGGAAAAACCTTCATCTGATGGCAGTGGAGGAGGTTCATCAGTTCTGAATCTTGGGAGGGAAGTTTTTGATGATTCCTTTGGGTTTGTAGCACTAAAGGGACGTGTGGAAGAGGCAGAGAAAATGTTGAATAAACTTGTAAAGGAGATTGAAGGCATCTGCTCTCGTTCAGAATTGTTGAACAGGTCAGGTGATAAAGTCTCCACTCCTCCAGTCTTAAAACTGATTCAAGCCTTCGAGTCAAAGGTGCACCTTGATGAACATGATGGGGAGGAACGAGGTCTAACTGACAATCAATCACCGGCAGATTCAATTGCATCAGTAAGAGAGCAAACTGGAAACTTGAGAGCATTATTTGAGCAGTTGCTCCTGGATGCTGCAAATGCCAGTGAACTGCTCAAGGAGGAACGAGATGGGAGGAAAACTGCTAATGCTACATTCGTTGAGCTGAAAGATCAGTATGAAGACTTGGAGGAACATAGCAAGAAACTGGAAGCAACCAACATTGAGCTTGGTGTCCTATATGAAGCTTTAGAACAACATAGGGCCAGCATTGAAACAAGGAACAGTGAGCTTGTAGTTCTCTGTGAGTCCTTAAGACTACAAGTTACTAATCTCGAAGCAGAAAACATGGAAGTTGGAAGAAAGCTACATAAGTATGAATCAAGAATTAATCAATTGCAGAgtcgattgcatgatttccatcTGAGTTCAAATGACACAGTATCTCAGATCTCTGATCAATTAGAAAATTTTCACAAGGAAGCGGCAGATAGGGTCTTGATACTTGAGCAGCATTGGGATTCCACTCTCGCTCCGGTTGTTGAAGCGATTGGAAAGCTTGGTGAGTCTATTGGGAGTTTCACCACAACTACACCAGTGTCTCATTATTGTTTGGATTCAAGCCATTTCGTTGCTTCTGTTTATGATGCCATCACTGTTATTAAAGATCTGACGGAGAAACTTAAAAGTTCTCAAACAGACCGTGATGCTATATGTATTTTACACAAAGAAGTGAATGAGAAATGTGACGATCTCCATGTAAAGAATGAATTGGCCAGTGAAATGCTGCACAAGTTGTATGGCAACCTTAGAAAACTTCTTAGAGTTTTGCATGGGTCTATAGATGAAAGTGAGATGAACCTGGAAAATGAAAAGCTTCCTGATCCTCTGGATTACAGTATTTATGAAACCATCATAGAACAGCTGGAGAATTTTCTGAGTGAGGGATTGCAACTCCAATCTGTTAAGAAGAAGCTAAATTCAGAGTTGATGGTTAGAACAGAAGAATTTGAGGAACTGAGACAAAGATGCCTGGATTCAAGTGCTATTCGGAAGTTAATAGAAGATATTGAAGGTGTTCTAGAAGTGGAACATGCTGAGTTTCAAGAAGATAAAATGCTTGCTTCACACTTGGAATCATTGGTATTGTGTCTTGTTCAGAAGTTCAAGGAGGCTGATACGCAGGTAGGCTTATGTAAAGAAGGTTTTCAATCTAAGGTGATGGAATCTACTTCAATGCAGGAAGAAATACAGCAGTTAAATGCCTCGTGTTTCCAGCTTGAAAGTGAAACCATTGTTCTCAGGGAAAGTTTACGTCAGGTTGAGGAAGCCCTTCTTGTTGCCCGTTCTGAGTTACAAGAGAAACTAAATGAACTTGAACAATCAGAGCAACGGGTGTCTTCCCTGAGAGAGAAGCTTAGCATTGCTGTCTCCAAGGGGAAAGGCTTGATTGTCCAGCGAGATGGTCTCAAGCAGTCTCTTACAGAGAAATCTAGTGAACTGGAAAGATTCTTACTGGAGCTGCAATTCAAAGATTCCAGGCTTCTTGAGGTTGAAACAAAGCTCAAGGCATATTCAGAAGCTGGTGAGCGTGTGGAAGCTCTGGAATCTGAGCTTTCATACATTCGCAATTCTGCTACTGCGTTAAGAGAATCATTCCTTCTCAAAGACTCTGTCCTTCAGAGAATAGAAGAGATTTTAGAAGACCTTGATCTGCCAGAGCATTTTCATTCGAGAGATATTATTGAAAAAATCGATTGGCTGGCTAGGTCAGCTACTAGAAACAGTTTTCCTCTGACAGATTCAGATCAGAAGAGTTCTGCTGGAGGAGGTTCATATTCTGATGCTGGTTTTGTTGTTATGGATTCCTGGAAAGATGATGTACAGCCAAGTTCAGATTCCAGTGATgatttcaaaagaaaatatgaTGAACTTCAAAGTAAGTTCTACGGGTTGGCCGAACAGAATGAAATGTTAGAGCAATCTTTAATGGAAAGGAACAACTTAGTCCAGAGATGGGAGGAACTTTTAGACAGGATTGATATGCCATCACATCTACGGTCCATGGAGCCTGAGGATAGGATTGAGTGGTTAAGAAAAGAACTTTCGGAGGTGCAGGGTGAGAATGTGTCTCTCCAGCAGAAGATTGTTAACCTTGAGAGCCATTGTGCATCGCTAACTGCTGATTTGGAAGACTCAAGAAGGAGGACGTCTGACCTTGAGGAAGACCTCCAGACATTCATTGAAGAGAGAAATAATCTTTCTCAAAGATTGGAGCTTCTGAGCAATCATCATGATAAACTTTCAGCAAAGGCAGCTGAGTTTGAGCTTGAGAATGAAAAACTGCGGGAGGAAGTTTCTGATTTGCAGGAGAATGTAGCCAAGCTGCTAGGGAATGAGAAGCAAATTCTCAGCATAGAAGATGATATAAGAAGGTTGCAGGGTCTGGTCACTGATGCATTGCAGGATCCTGGAACAAAGTCTGAGTATTCTGGTGAAAGAAGCATTGAGTGCTTGGAAGGGTTACTGAATAAGCTTTTAGAGAATTATGCAACTCTTTCCTCTGAGAAACCAGTGTTTGGGGTTACAGCCGATGGTACTGAAATTTCTGAAGCAATGGTTGTTGAAGCGAGAAGCACAAGCACACCTGATATTGCTGAATCAGATATAGTTGCTTTGAAGAAAGAGCTGGAGGAGGTTCAACGtgaaatttttgatgtgaaggaggagagagatggATATGTGGAGAAGCAACGGTCTTTGGCTTGTGAGTTAGAAGTGCTAGATAAAAAAGTGAATGAGTTGCAAGGTCTTCTTAATCAGGAGGAGCAGAAGTCAGCTTCTGTTAGAGAGAAGTTAAATGTTGCAGTTAGAAAAGGAAAGCAATTGGTGCAACAGCGTGACAGTCTGAAACAAAATATTGACGAGATCAATTCTGAGGTGGAACGCTTGAGATCTGAGATCAAGATAGGCGAAGGTAAACTTGCAGAATATGAACAAAAGTTCAGGGATTTGTCCGCTTATCCAGGGAGAGTAGAAGCCCTACAGTCTGAGAGTTTATTCTTGCGGAATTGTTTGAAAGAAACTGAGAACAATTTGCAGGAGAAAGGAAATACTTTGAGCTTAATCATAAATATTCTAGGAAACATTGATGTTGCAGATGATGCTAATTCTGGTGATCCAGTTTTGAAGTTAGAACAAATTGGGAAAATGTGCTGTGATTTGCATGCGAATATGGCTTCTTCAGAACAAGAAGCTAGGAAATCCAAAAGAGCAGCAGAGCTACTCCTTGCAGAACTGAATGAGGTTCAAGAGAGGAATGATGGTCTCCAGGAAGAGCTAGCAAAATCTGCGAGTGAACTTGCTATACTCTCCAAGGAAAGGGATCTTGCAGAGGCTGCCAAACTCGAAGCTCTTTCACATCTTGAAATGGTTTCTACTGCTCACTCtgaggaaagaaaacaccaatTTTCTGAATTTTCAGGACTAAAGTCTGGTGTAGATCAACTCAGGAAGGGGTTTCATGATGTCACTAGTTTATTGGCTGGTGTTTTTCACCAGGACTTGGTATTTTTGCAAAACCTGGAGTCTGGTATTGGTTCCTGCCTCAAATCAAGCAGTGCTGCTGATGTGGTTGATGTGCCCCTTTTCACTACAAGCAATGGATTCATCACGAGTAAATCAGAcaag GAGAACTTTATTTCGACGAATTCTTGGTCAGACTCCAACATGCATGGCCAATTTGATGACAATTTTATAATTGAAATCTTTACTCATGCAAGGCATTATCTGCAAGAACTGGAGATGGAGATTGGTTTGCTTAAAGAAAAATTAGATGAACACTCAATTTCATTACATGAAAAGGCTAGCAGTATATCTAAATCAATGGCAATTGTTCGTGGAGAATTAACTTCCAAAAATGAGTCATTTGAATCCTTGAAGAGAGACTTGTTGCATATGGAAATGgttgaaaaggaaaaggatAATGAGCTTCTTCTTTTGCGCAGAAATATTGCCTTGCTTTTTGAAGCATGCACTAAATCAGTTATGGAAATGGGTAGAAGAAAAGCTGAATTGGTTGGAAATGGTTGGTCTGCTGGAGAACAAGGGATGAGATTGAAGCTAGCAGAACTTTCTGAGGATGGACTTTCATTTAGTGGAGAAGATCAGTTTCGCTCTGAGGAACGTGTCAGGAGTATGACAGACATGCTATTGTCAACTGTGAGTGATTTTGGTTCTCTGACAACTGAAATTGTGGAAGGTGGCCAAAAGGAGTTGAAGATTACCATTTCAAAGTTGCAGAAAGAGCTTCAGGAGAAGGACGTTCAAAGGGAAAGGATTTGCATGGAGCTTGTAAGTCAAATCAAGCATGCTGAAGCAGCTGCAACGAGTTATTCGATGGAGCTTCAATCTTCAAAATCTTTGGTGCATGATTTGGAGAAACGGGTGGAAGTGATGAATGGCGAACATAACTTATTGGAGCAGAGAGTGAATGAGTTAGAAGATGGCTGTGCTACTTCTACCGAGTTACAAGAGAGGGTCAGATCACTGACTGATGTGATTGCTGCTAAAGATCAAG AGATTGAGGACCTAATGCAAGCACTTGATGATGAGGAGGTGCAGATGCAAGGTCACACTTCCAGGATTAAGGAACTGGAAAAGGTTGTGGAACAAAAGAATCTAGATTTGGAGAACCTTGAAACTTCCCGCGGGAAGGTTATGAAAAAGCTTTCCATCACTGTCAGTAAGTTTGATGAGCTACATCATCTATCTGCAAGCCTCCTTGCTGAGGTGGAAAAGCTCCAATCACAGTTGCAAGAACGGGATGATGAGATATCCTTCTTAAGGCAAGAGGTCACTAGGTGCACGAATGATGTTCTTGCTGCATCACAAACCAGCAACAAGAGAAATTCGGAAGAGATCCATGAGTTACTAACATGGCTTGATATGAATATTGCTCGGGTCGGGATGCACAATGGGGATCAGAACAATGATCAAGTTTCTGACCACAAGGAAATATTAAAGAAAAAGATTGATTTTGTAATTCAAGAATTGGGGGATCTACGAGCTGTGGCTCAGAGTAAGGATACACTGTTGCAAGTAGAAAGGAGTAAGGTAGAAGAATTAACGCGCAAAGGAGAAACTCTTGAGAAGTCTTTACATGAGAAGGAATCACGGCTAAATTTGCTTGACGGTGTGGGAGATTCTGGCCGGGGAACTAGCAGCACCTCTGAAATTGTTGAGGTTGAGCCTGCG aaaaacaACTGGGCAGTAGCTGGGACCTCCGTTGCACCTCAAGTCCGCAGTTTGCGCAAAGGCAATAATGACCAAGTTGCGATTGCCATAGATATGGATTCTGGGAGCAGTGGTAGGTTGGAAGATGAAGAGGATGATAAAG TTCATGGTTTCAAGTCACTCACGACTTCAAGAATTGTTCCAAGATTTACTAGACCCGTGAGTGACATGGTCGATGGCCTTTG GATGTCTTGTGATCGGGCTCTAATGCGGAAACCTGTTTTACGGCTTGGCATTATATTATATTGGGCTGTACTGCATGCGCTTCTTGCTACTTTTGCAATCTGA